Genomic window (Flavobacterium oreochromis):
CAAGAATATTAAGGAGCTAAAGTTTGTGTTTGTACAACTAAGGACTAACTTAACTGGATCAGCCGTATCAGGGATCTTTACAGATTCTGAAAAAGTAACTTTATATAATTCATTATATCAAAGTTTAATAGTGCCTAAAGATGAAAATTATTCAAATTCTGTTGGGATTAATGAATTTGATCTAACTACTGATCCAGATTTTATTGCAGGTGGGAAGTATGATCAAGCAGGTAAGTATAACGAAGACTATCGATCAACCCCAACAGATAAAATACCACATTTTTTCAGAGATATAAGACGTAAATTTATAGCTATTCCAGGTAACAGTAAATACAATAATTATTTTACTGTATTTGTTTTACAAGATGAAGTTTATGATAATGCAGCTGGTCAGATTGAAGATGTTGGTGTTAAAAATTTAATTTTATATAAGATGCGTAATAACTTAACACTTAGTCATGAAGCATTGCATGGGCTTGGTTTATATCATACTCATAGTAATGGTGTAATTACAGAATATAATCAAAAATTCACTTTTGTTTATGCACGAACAAATCCTTTATTAGCTACTGACAATGTGATGAGTTATAATGGAGCACTAAGAAAGACTACGTGGAAATGGCAATGGGGAATAATTAAAAAAAAGGTATAAAATGAGATTAATACAAATAATATATTTGCTTGCTTTTTTATCCTGTAAGAGTCAAGTCAAATCAGAATCTATAAATAATATTAATATGGAAACAATAGATATAGAAAAATATAGAAAAAATAAAACTAACAATGGTTACATTTTTCATGAAGACAATGAAAAAATTAGGCAAGTAGAAAGTGAAGATAAAACATTCTGGGAAGAAAGAAGTAATGAAAAAACAGGAATAAAGATATATAAAGAATTTCATAAAAACTCTAAATTAAAATCAATTTTAAAAAGTTTTTATTCTATAAAATTTGGTTTTAAAAAGGAATATGATGAGCAAGGTAAATTAATCAGAGAAACAAATTACGATTTACCATATAAATACACAATAGAAGATTTAGCTACAAAAATGAATAACCAATATCAAATTGATATTTATAATATAAAACAAATTCACTCAATAAACCGATATGAAGAAAAAAAACATTTAAAAATTCCTTTATATGAAGTGTGGAGTTATCATAAAACCAATCCATTAAAATTGACTTGTTATATAATAAACGGAACAACAGGTGAAACCATTTATGAAGACGAACGATTTATTGAAGGCAAACAAGGGAGTTTATTGGATCAATATTTAAAAACAAAAAACAAATAAAGTCTTATTTTTAAAAGTAGTTTGATATTACAATCAATTATAAATCAACTAAAATAAAATGCATAAGCGAATTTGAAAACAAACAAGAAATTAATGTGTATGTCTATCCTGTAATAGTTAATATTTAATCTGACAGTTGCCAATAAAAACAGTAACTTTTAAGATTGAATATGATAACAAATCAAGAATTAATAGGCAATAAGATAGGACTATTAAACTTAGCAACAAAGCCAAAAAATGTATCAGAAGCTTGTAGAATTATGGGCTATAGTCGTGATAGCTTTTATCGTTTTCAAGAATTATATGAAACAGGAGGAGAATTAGCGCTTCAAGAAATAAGTCGTAGTAAACCTATTCTTAAAAATCGTGTTGAGCCACATATTGAGCAAAAACTAATCACTATAACCACCGATAATCCAGCTCTAGGTCAACAACGAGTTAGTAATGAATTACGTAAAGAAGGATTGTGTTATCTCCAAGAGAGTGTTCGCTCTATTTGGCTTCGTAATGATTTAGAGACTTTTAAAAAACGTTTAAAAGCATTAGAAACCAAGGTTGCCAAAGAAGGATTGCTACTTACCGAATCACAGGTTGTCGCTATTGAAAAAGCGAAACAAGAGAAAGAAACTCACGGAGAAATGAAATTACAAATCATCTGCCAAGCAAAATTAAACTTACAACTGTCAGGTCAAGTAGTAGCTATTACACTTTTTAGGTAGGCTTTATTTTCTTTGACAAGTTTAGCTAAATAACTACTTTCTGCTGTTATAATTGCTTTAAGAATATGCAGTTAACTAGAAAGGTTGACCTCAAAAAACTATCTTGATGAGTATATTTCTAACTGTTTTTAATCATTATTATCGTTATATTTGGAAAAAACAATACAAAATGCGAACTACGCCTTTTTAAATTGTTTCAATAATAACAATAAATAGGATTAAGATAGGTTCGCCTATTTATGAGTTATGTGACAGTCGCTGAAAGCGAACGTGGAAAAATACTCAATAAATTCTTTTGCGCTTTAGTGGAAACTAAAGCTTCTACTCTACTTTGCGGAAAAAGAATCACCGAAAAAGAAACGGAATAAGTTTGTGGAAAATCTTTCCAGAATTTCTTTGCGGAAAATCTGTTTGGAAAATCTGTTTGGAAAATCAAACCGTAAATTTCTATCGTTTAAAATAACTGAAAAAAATCTAAGAATCATTTCAAAGAAAATTTATTGGAAAATAAGACTGAAGAAAACTATGCGGAAATTTACTGTGGAAAATTGTGACGTTTTTAAATACTTTGTGCAGCGACCATCACATAACAGCAGTTTGGCGCAATAGCTAAATTGTTTTCCATTCTAAATTTTCTTCCCGAAAATGTTTATCTTTAACGGAAAATAAATCACTCGCTGGCTTCGCTACTGTCGCCAAGCTGCAAAGCGTCAGGCTGTGAAAAAACCTCTTTTTTAAATAAAATTTATCCCACCAAACCAATATAACTTTGTTCTAAGCAATGCTAATTTTTGACTTGTCTTGAGGTTTTCCAAAAAATACAAATGCTAAAAACAAGTTTAAATAGGTCGTTTTTATCAAAAACAAGTCCTTTCTCTTGTAAGGCGAGTTCCAAGCTTTAATTTTTGCTATTAAATCAGGTAGCCCAAGTATATTGATGGTACGCTTGATGTTGTACACCAGCATAATCAAGCTATGTTCGCTATTTACTTTTTCTAATCCTGTCAAATTAGTATGATTGTAGCCCCAGTGTCTTTTGATCGTGCCAAAAATGTGCTCATTTATCTCCTGTCGCTTTCGGTATAATTGTGGATTTTCTTTGTAGCGTTTGTTGTTTTGTTCTACTACAGAGGCATACTGACTTCTGTCTAGTTCTCTGCCTCCTTTTCTGCTAGTGCATAGCTCTTTTACTGGACAGGTTTTACACGCTGGTGTACGGTATTTCTGGAATAGGTAACCACTTTCCTCTGTGCGTCCTGTTTTCTTGTGCCATCGTCCAGTGGTAGTTAAGGTTTGTTCTTGGGGACAAGTATAGGTGTTTTCTTGTTTGTTATAAGTAAACTTAGCTACTAAATACTCAGGCTGTGTGCCGTTTTCGTTGCTTTTACCTTGATTGGGTTGGGCTACGATGGTGGTGATATTGTTTTGAATACAGCTTTTTATTTCTCTTCCTGTGTGATAACCTTTATCGGCTAAAACGGTAAATGTTTCTACTTCTAAGTTTTCTTTAGCTTCTAAAGCTATGGTTGAAAGTGCGTTTTTATCATTACGGTTAATGGTATGGGTGGCAACTACTAAATTGTGTTTGTCATCTACAGCTGCTTGAATATTATAGGAAACTTCTACTACTTGTCCTTGAACTAGCAATGCTCTAGCATCTGGATCTGTAGTACTAACTTGAGGTTCTCCACTGGTATTTAATGCTTCTTCTAATAGCTCGTATTTGATTTTGTTTTGCTGTAATCGCTTAATCTTTTGTTGAATATTGGTAACTTTTTCTACGTTTTCTTTAGTATCATTTTTTTCTAATTCGTCTAAGTATTCTTGTGTTCGAGCTTCAATATATGCCAAGTGCTTGTCAATCTTCTTTTGATTAAAATTTGACTTTTTACCATTATGTGCTCTAGATTTTGTTCCGTCTATAGCAATGGTTTGTCCAGCCACTAAATCGGCATCTTTCAAAAAAGAAACAAATAGTTTAAAGAGTTGTTTGAGTCCTTTAGGGTTGTCTTTTCTAAAATCGGAAATACTGTGGTAATTAGGACGAATATCTTCCAGTAACCATTGCATTTCAATATTACGAATACATTCTTTTTCTAATCTTCTAGAGCTGCGTATGCCATTTAAATATCCATATAAATAGATTTTAAGAAATACTTCCGCCTTGAAACTCGGACGACCTTCGGATTTTAAAACAACAGGCGTAAATCCTACTTTTTGAAGGTCTATGTATTGAACAAAAGCATCTATAAAACGAACAGGATTATCAGAAGTAATTTTATCCTCTAAGCTGGATAAATGTAACTGATTACGGGAGATTCCTTGGATATGTTGCATTATTAAAAATACAAACTTCCCTCTTTTTTTCCTAATTATTTTAGCTATATTTGGCTGATGCTGTGAAGTTTTTTCACAGACTGACGTTAGCCGATATTTTATGGAAAATCCGTCTCCGAAAAAAATTAAAGAAATTTTTGATAATTATTATCCTGTTGAATTGAAATTTTGGACTGAATTTTCTAAACATATAATTGTTCGAGAATTTTCAAAAAATGATATAATAAAAGAGTATTATAAAACTGAAAAATTCATTAACATCTTAGTTTTAGGCTCAGTTGCTCACTTTGTTCCGAATGAAGAAAAAGATATCTGCATAAATCTATATTATGAAAATGAAATTTTTAGCGATTATCTCTCTTTTCTAACCCAAAAATCTACAGTAATTAAAACAGAATGCCTTGAAGACACAATTTTATGGTCGTTAAGTTTTGAAAATTTAAATATTCTTTATGAAAAAGCACATCAATCATTATTAATTGGAAAAGCAATTTCTGATATAATGTTTACTAAAAAACAGTCTGAACAA
Coding sequences:
- a CDS encoding IS1182 family transposase, coding for MQHIQGISRNQLHLSSLEDKITSDNPVRFIDAFVQYIDLQKVGFTPVVLKSEGRPSFKAEVFLKIYLYGYLNGIRSSRRLEKECIRNIEMQWLLEDIRPNYHSISDFRKDNPKGLKQLFKLFVSFLKDADLVAGQTIAIDGTKSRAHNGKKSNFNQKKIDKHLAYIEARTQEYLDELEKNDTKENVEKVTNIQQKIKRLQQNKIKYELLEEALNTSGEPQVSTTDPDARALLVQGQVVEVSYNIQAAVDDKHNLVVATHTINRNDKNALSTIALEAKENLEVETFTVLADKGYHTGREIKSCIQNNITTIVAQPNQGKSNENGTQPEYLVAKFTYNKQENTYTCPQEQTLTTTGRWHKKTGRTEESGYLFQKYRTPACKTCPVKELCTSRKGGRELDRSQYASVVEQNNKRYKENPQLYRKRQEINEHIFGTIKRHWGYNHTNLTGLEKVNSEHSLIMLVYNIKRTINILGLPDLIAKIKAWNSPYKRKDLFLIKTTYLNLFLAFVFFGKPQDKSKISIA
- a CDS encoding Crp/Fnr family transcriptional regulator, giving the protein MENPSPKKIKEIFDNYYPVELKFWTEFSKHIIVREFSKNDIIKEYYKTEKFINILVLGSVAHFVPNEEKDICINLYYENEIFSDYLSFLTQKSTVIKTECLEDTILWSLSFENLNILYEKAHQSLLIGKAISDIMFTKKQSEQINLLTLSPTERYLKLIKERPLIFQRTPLKIIASYLGIAPESLSRIRKKIS